The following coding sequences are from one Deltaproteobacteria bacterium window:
- a CDS encoding CBS domain-containing protein yields the protein MKVTYAVRNAMTRDIVSVETTASIQEAIRLMVDKDIGSVAV from the coding sequence ATGAAGGTGACCTACGCGGTGAGAAACGCGATGACAAGGGATATCGTATCTGTCGAGACTACTGCCAGCATACAGGAGGCGATCCGCCTCATGGTGGACAAGGACATCGGGTCCGTCGCCGTC